A window of Flexistipes sp. contains these coding sequences:
- the mnmA gene encoding tRNA 2-thiouridine(34) synthase MnmA: MKKVIVAMSGGVDSSLAAALMKDKGYDVTGITLKLFDGQEKYLEDASKMADHLGIRWYMADYSEDFKSNVISYFTNTYKQGQTPNPCAYCNRYSKFSYLISEMKKINAKMVVTGHYADTAELDGTMHIKKAADPKKDQSYFLSLLTADQIRYLHFPHAHRTKIEVRRIAGEYGLQVSNKKDSQEVCFLEGGDYRDYLSKFVPLDYGKGNFILNGLIIGEHKGILNYTVGQRKGLGISYHEPLYVKNIDPHTCNIELASRQNVFFKNIKAINCNFVTTPPERFTAKAKIRYRMTEQNCSVEIRENNTAFVEFEEQRFAPAPGQILSIYDGDYVLGGGFINEVF, from the coding sequence TTGAAAAAAGTTATTGTGGCAATGAGCGGCGGAGTGGACAGTTCTCTTGCAGCAGCACTGATGAAAGACAAAGGGTATGATGTCACAGGCATTACCCTTAAATTGTTCGACGGACAGGAGAAATATCTGGAAGACGCCTCAAAGATGGCGGATCATCTTGGAATACGCTGGTATATGGCGGATTATTCAGAAGACTTTAAAAGCAATGTCATCAGCTACTTTACAAACACATACAAGCAAGGGCAAACTCCGAATCCCTGTGCCTACTGCAACCGTTATTCAAAATTCAGTTATCTGATAAGTGAAATGAAAAAAATCAATGCGAAAATGGTAGTGACTGGCCACTACGCGGATACCGCTGAACTTGACGGTACCATGCACATAAAAAAGGCTGCCGATCCCAAAAAGGATCAATCATATTTTCTATCATTGCTGACTGCGGATCAGATAAGATACCTGCACTTTCCCCATGCTCATAGAACAAAAATTGAAGTAAGAAGGATTGCCGGTGAGTACGGCCTGCAGGTCAGTAATAAAAAAGACAGTCAGGAAGTGTGCTTTCTGGAAGGCGGAGATTACAGGGATTATCTCTCAAAATTTGTACCGCTGGATTACGGCAAAGGTAACTTTATCCTTAACGGCCTGATTATCGGGGAACACAAAGGGATACTCAACTATACAGTTGGTCAGAGAAAAGGGCTCGGCATAAGCTATCACGAGCCTCTTTATGTAAAAAATATCGATCCTCACACATGCAATATTGAGCTTGCATCAAGACAAAACGTATTCTTCAAAAATATCAAAGCTATAAACTGCAATTTTGTAACAACTCCACCTGAAAGATTCACTGCCAAAGCCAAAATAAGATACAGAATGACAGAACAAAACTGCTCAGTCGAGATCAGAGAAAACAACACTGCTTTTGTAGAATTTGAGGAACAAAGGTTTGCACCTGCTCCCGGACAGATATTGAGTATTTATGACGGAGATTATGTACTTGGAGGCGGGTTTATAAATGAAGTATTTTAA
- a CDS encoding SoxR reducing system RseC family protein → MAGKTNTETGKVVKIDGDKVTVRFAKTSACSHCDHKDSCSSEGEDYMFVELENTIDAKVGETVEVASSVKSTYKNGFIVYILPLIIVLISAGVGNVFDKKLGTGFITPVTAVASIIMYFSILHLIYKNKKSELVLQRPGRKNVQGCSHCG, encoded by the coding sequence ATGGCTGGAAAAACAAATACAGAAACAGGAAAAGTCGTTAAAATAGACGGTGACAAAGTGACAGTGAGGTTTGCAAAAACATCCGCCTGTTCTCATTGCGATCACAAAGATTCCTGCAGCAGCGAAGGTGAGGATTACATGTTTGTTGAACTTGAGAACACCATAGACGCAAAAGTTGGAGAGACGGTTGAAGTTGCATCCTCTGTAAAAAGCACGTACAAAAACGGTTTTATAGTATATATTCTCCCTTTAATCATTGTGTTGATATCCGCCGGTGTAGGTAATGTTTTTGATAAAAAGCTGGGAACGGGATTTATTACACCGGTAACGGCAGTTGCATCAATTATTATGTATTTTTCAATATTGCATCTGATTTATAAAAATAAAAAATCAGAATTAGTGCTTCAAAGACCCGGCAGAAAAAATGTCCAGGGCTGCAGCCACTGCGGATAA
- a CDS encoding 4Fe-4S binding protein — translation MSNFRLLITLFLILVPITVLACGGEDTFLNDSGEILNKNISGSLDYTNVNFLPEDAFGILLKALQNSRFKDEEFVFRKAEYVHSKLVYQFESKNYFEDVNAKYHFGPVNQNNHKIRIDVDAMTGNVYLASGCGGSPSQKVYTPTRFEKYIDFGDIYKKPFIQNNTGFIALPLKGQINIDGRLNEKAWENAMAQYFYTGKGKNRFYTEVKSYYDNTSLYFGVKTDSPYWLSLLFKEDPNMGMMWEYKDALLMKSDGSVTDAHFAQRKDESYFLKKDIKSRIENYSASQNGLYTYEFKIRLSPDDSDEDVSFAKNNDYSAVLMMGNTKKHYGLFTLDDAHKDHEHSKANKNHVNVQASSEEIFRIGGLPDKNLFGENIAVNANMLKTSFLSSYNPNKRYTQLSYTDTSKKFSAGITSFFIILMGSFIFLFFKKEKTGRSFFYEKILRSRYFHLIFTLPTVLIFLLIGFTGFFGEQLPRENLATIITWIIWWNLLVFSIILAGRLWCRICPFALFGDMIQKLHCFNKKLPKIFRNYYLQITLFVILTYIFVRFGIDKSPFYTAVLLLVFTVSAGLFSLMYKRRTFCRYVCPIGGALGIYSVISPVQIERESDSTCSSHNQKSCIPACRTFENPVKMQNSVYCDYCMKCFTACEKNNLQLSKKRFGVGSALKTTLSSSETVGSYLLFGVVLVQTLSMTSVKTTFEKFISSIIGSQWAFETFFFLTVLIPLLSALLIFGTISLFSRNTKSKKEILSKLSGESAIALIPISLGLHLSHNFSHLVEEIGLVVPGIITGLQKLGALSSLYADFNVTPAISSAASVFSLQSVFMAGFASVSIYVLKKRNLVNKSGRIFIAAGFILLSILLVYVLSLPMAGGHVH, via the coding sequence GTGAGTAATTTTAGACTGTTAATAACACTTTTTCTTATTCTTGTTCCAATCACTGTTCTTGCTTGCGGTGGTGAAGATACGTTTTTAAATGACAGTGGAGAGATTTTAAACAAAAACATCAGCGGGTCATTGGATTATACCAATGTAAATTTTCTGCCGGAAGACGCTTTCGGTATTTTATTAAAAGCATTGCAAAATTCACGTTTTAAAGATGAAGAGTTTGTTTTCAGAAAAGCTGAATACGTTCACAGCAAGCTTGTCTATCAGTTTGAAAGCAAAAACTACTTTGAAGATGTAAATGCAAAATACCATTTCGGACCTGTTAACCAGAACAATCATAAAATACGTATTGATGTGGATGCAATGACAGGTAATGTTTACCTTGCTTCCGGATGCGGGGGTTCTCCATCCCAAAAAGTATACACACCCACCCGGTTTGAGAAATATATAGATTTCGGGGATATCTACAAAAAACCTTTCATCCAGAATAATACCGGATTTATTGCATTGCCGTTAAAGGGGCAAATTAACATTGATGGCCGTCTCAACGAAAAAGCATGGGAAAACGCCATGGCACAATACTTTTATACAGGCAAGGGGAAAAACAGATTTTATACAGAGGTGAAATCATATTATGATAACACATCCCTGTACTTTGGTGTAAAAACGGATTCACCCTACTGGCTTTCTCTCCTCTTTAAAGAAGATCCCAATATGGGGATGATGTGGGAATACAAAGATGCTCTTCTCATGAAATCTGACGGTTCTGTTACTGATGCTCACTTTGCTCAAAGAAAGGATGAATCATATTTTTTAAAAAAAGATATCAAAAGCAGAATTGAGAATTATTCAGCATCACAAAACGGTTTGTATACCTATGAGTTCAAAATCAGACTGAGTCCTGATGACAGTGATGAAGATGTCTCTTTTGCAAAAAACAATGATTATTCTGCGGTACTTATGATGGGCAATACCAAAAAACACTACGGGTTATTCACACTCGATGACGCTCATAAAGACCATGAACATTCCAAGGCAAATAAAAACCACGTAAATGTTCAGGCATCTTCAGAGGAAATTTTCAGGATTGGAGGACTTCCGGATAAAAATCTCTTCGGGGAGAATATTGCTGTCAATGCAAATATGCTCAAAACAAGTTTTTTATCAAGCTATAACCCTAACAAACGTTACACACAGCTTTCCTACACAGATACTTCCAAAAAATTCTCTGCAGGAATCACCTCGTTTTTCATCATATTAATGGGATCTTTTATCTTTTTATTTTTTAAAAAAGAAAAAACAGGCAGATCTTTCTTTTACGAGAAAATTTTAAGAAGCAGATACTTTCATCTTATTTTTACTCTTCCCACGGTGCTGATTTTTCTGCTGATAGGTTTTACGGGTTTTTTCGGCGAACAGCTGCCCAGAGAAAATCTGGCAACTATTATCACATGGATCATATGGTGGAATCTTCTGGTTTTCAGCATTATCTTAGCCGGACGGCTGTGGTGTAGAATCTGTCCGTTTGCACTTTTCGGAGATATGATTCAAAAACTGCACTGTTTTAACAAAAAACTGCCCAAAATTTTCAGAAACTATTATCTGCAAATTACACTTTTTGTTATATTGACTTATATATTCGTCAGATTTGGTATCGACAAGAGTCCTTTTTATACGGCAGTCCTGCTTCTTGTATTTACAGTTTCAGCCGGCCTGTTTTCTTTAATGTATAAAAGGCGGACATTTTGCAGATACGTCTGTCCCATAGGCGGAGCCCTTGGAATTTATTCTGTTATAAGCCCGGTACAGATAGAAAGAGAATCCGACAGTACGTGCAGTTCTCATAATCAAAAATCCTGCATCCCTGCATGCCGGACGTTTGAAAATCCCGTTAAAATGCAAAACAGTGTCTATTGCGATTACTGCATGAAATGTTTTACTGCTTGTGAGAAAAACAATCTGCAGCTTTCCAAAAAAAGGTTTGGAGTGGGAAGCGCCTTAAAAACAACTCTTTCTTCCTCGGAAACGGTCGGTTCCTACCTTCTTTTCGGAGTGGTACTCGTGCAGACACTTTCCATGACCTCTGTAAAAACGACTTTTGAAAAATTTATATCATCCATTATCGGCAGCCAGTGGGCTTTTGAAACGTTCTTCTTTCTCACCGTTTTAATACCGCTGCTGTCGGCATTGTTGATTTTCGGTACAATCAGTCTGTTTTCGCGTAACACAAAAAGTAAAAAAGAAATTCTCTCTAAATTATCGGGAGAATCTGCAATAGCTCTTATCCCCATCAGCCTGGGATTGCACTTATCCCATAATTTCTCGCATCTTGTAGAAGAGATAGGGCTGGTTGTCCCCGGCATCATAACTGGTCTGCAGAAATTGGGCGCTCTAAGCAGTTTATATGCTGATTTTAATGTTACTCCGGCAATTTCAAGTGCAGCGTCTGTTTTCTCTCTTCAGAGTGTTTTTATGGCAGGATTTGCCTCCGTTTCAATTTATGTACTGAAAAAACGGAACCTGGTTAACAAGTCCGGCAGAATATTCATTGCAGCCGGTTTCATATTGCTTAGTATACTTCTTGTGTATGTTTTAAGCTTGCCCATGGCCGGAGGGCATGTACATTAG
- a CDS encoding heme lyase CcmF/NrfE family subunit: protein MEVIGQLSILLAFGFSIYATLIYTVGISRKNSALILSGRGAAFSVAFLVVLSSVLLWYGFVDGAYNIKYVYGYSSDDLPLIYKLTAFWAGNKGSLLLWELLLAVYTAIIALKLRKIYNKYIANATVVLLIINIFFLGLLAFIANPFEAYNFTPPDGSGLNPMLQNPGMVFHPLTLYLGYVGVSVPFAFAISALITKRTDDWWIRNTRKWAVWAWVFLSLGNILGGIWAYVELGWGGYWAWDPVENSSFIPWLILTAYIHSVIIQERKNMLKIWNVSLIIFAFLATLFGTFLTRSGVFASVHSFSDSPLGFYFLMFMFLVLIVSLGLMFSRIGHLTSGKEFESYVSKESSFLFNNLFLVGGAFAVFLGTVFPIISEALRGVKVSVSVPWYNQIMAPILLGVVLLMGICPLIAWHKSSKRNFKVNFLVPVVLSLIFFGVIFYLLNGENLYAAIGFTICFFALFTTVQEFVKGMFARSKITGEMLLKSLALMVMKNRRRYGGYIVHIGIILITFGIIGSQVFNQEMKTRLAVGQKAEIGGYEILYKGLQKTEIQNGTAIYANLAVFKNNKFITTARPEKVFYSNSERPFSEVSIHSTLKEDLYIVLQNWLEGGRAADFMFKINPLIIWMWIGSFILTLGGLLALWPGKGSQLNPKMYEEVSS from the coding sequence ATGGAGGTTATCGGACAGTTAAGCATTTTACTCGCTTTCGGTTTTTCCATATATGCTACACTTATTTATACTGTAGGTATAAGCAGAAAAAATTCAGCCCTCATACTTAGCGGCAGGGGAGCTGCATTCTCTGTTGCTTTTCTCGTGGTTCTTTCTTCCGTTTTGTTGTGGTACGGATTTGTTGACGGGGCTTATAACATAAAGTATGTGTACGGATATTCCAGCGATGATCTGCCTCTTATTTACAAACTTACGGCTTTCTGGGCAGGTAATAAGGGCTCCCTTCTTTTATGGGAGCTTCTTTTGGCAGTTTACACGGCCATAATAGCTTTAAAACTCAGGAAAATTTATAATAAATATATCGCTAATGCCACGGTGGTACTTCTTATTATAAATATTTTTTTTCTGGGTCTTCTGGCGTTTATAGCTAACCCGTTCGAAGCTTATAATTTTACGCCGCCTGACGGTTCCGGACTTAACCCGATGCTTCAGAATCCCGGAATGGTTTTTCACCCGCTTACTCTTTATCTCGGTTATGTGGGAGTAAGTGTGCCTTTTGCATTTGCAATTTCAGCACTCATTACAAAAAGAACAGATGACTGGTGGATTAGAAATACAAGGAAATGGGCTGTTTGGGCATGGGTTTTTCTGAGCCTGGGTAACATTCTCGGCGGTATATGGGCCTATGTGGAGCTCGGCTGGGGCGGATACTGGGCATGGGATCCGGTTGAAAATTCTTCGTTTATCCCGTGGCTTATCCTGACCGCTTACATACATTCCGTAATTATTCAGGAGAGAAAAAATATGCTGAAAATATGGAATGTATCGCTGATTATTTTTGCTTTCCTGGCAACGCTGTTTGGTACGTTTCTAACACGCAGCGGGGTTTTTGCCTCTGTTCATTCTTTTTCTGACTCCCCTCTCGGCTTTTATTTTCTGATGTTCATGTTCCTTGTACTTATTGTTTCACTGGGGCTTATGTTCAGCCGAATCGGTCATCTTACATCCGGAAAGGAGTTTGAATCTTATGTTTCCAAAGAAAGCAGCTTCCTTTTTAACAATTTATTTCTTGTAGGCGGAGCTTTTGCCGTATTTCTCGGGACAGTCTTTCCTATTATCTCTGAAGCACTCAGGGGAGTTAAGGTTTCTGTGAGTGTTCCCTGGTACAATCAGATTATGGCGCCCATCCTGCTTGGAGTGGTTCTTTTAATGGGTATATGTCCTTTAATTGCCTGGCATAAATCATCAAAAAGGAATTTCAAGGTTAATTTTCTGGTGCCGGTGGTGCTGTCTCTGATTTTTTTCGGCGTAATTTTTTATCTGCTGAATGGAGAAAACCTTTATGCTGCGATCGGTTTTACAATATGTTTTTTTGCATTATTCACAACTGTTCAGGAGTTTGTAAAGGGGATGTTTGCCCGTAGTAAAATAACCGGTGAGATGCTCTTAAAATCGTTAGCCCTTATGGTTATGAAAAACAGACGCCGTTACGGCGGTTATATAGTTCATATAGGCATTATTTTAATTACTTTTGGTATAATCGGTTCCCAGGTGTTCAATCAGGAAATGAAAACACGCCTTGCTGTTGGTCAGAAAGCTGAAATAGGTGGTTATGAAATTTTGTACAAGGGTTTGCAGAAGACAGAAATACAAAACGGCACAGCAATCTATGCAAATCTTGCCGTATTTAAAAATAATAAATTTATCACAACTGCCAGGCCGGAGAAAGTTTTCTATTCCAACAGCGAAAGGCCTTTTTCGGAAGTTTCCATACATTCCACATTAAAAGAGGATTTGTATATTGTTCTTCAAAACTGGCTTGAAGGCGGCAGGGCGGCGGATTTTATGTTTAAGATTAATCCTCTGATTATATGGATGTGGATTGGCAGTTTTATCCTTACTCTCGGCGGTTTGCTTGCTTTGTGGCCGGGAAAAGGAAGTCAGCTTAACCCCAAAATGTACGAAGAGGTTTCATCATGA
- a CDS encoding cytochrome c-type biogenesis protein has product MNIMRKSSLIILTVLFLLSLFYSISYAERLDRALFKKIEANLMCTDGCGMYLKTCENATAQKMRKDIIAMLTKGMSEKEIYGRMISVYGEEVMAAPPVSSKFNIIAWAGPFVAIIIGFIVIYICLDRWIFNSRKAEAGTNINEKEIEQYEDYLDEEIKKHY; this is encoded by the coding sequence ATGAATATTATGAGAAAAAGCTCTCTGATTATTCTGACTGTTCTGTTTCTTCTCTCTCTCTTTTACAGCATTTCCTATGCTGAGAGATTGGACAGAGCGCTGTTTAAAAAAATTGAAGCCAACCTTATGTGTACAGACGGATGTGGTATGTATCTTAAAACGTGTGAAAATGCCACAGCACAGAAAATGCGCAAGGATATAATCGCCATGCTGACCAAAGGAATGAGTGAAAAGGAGATATACGGCAGGATGATTTCCGTTTACGGAGAGGAAGTGATGGCAGCTCCCCCTGTAAGCAGCAAGTTTAATATAATTGCCTGGGCGGGCCCTTTTGTGGCTATAATTATCGGTTTTATAGTGATTTATATCTGTCTTGACCGCTGGATATTCAACAGCAGAAAAGCAGAAGCCGGTACAAATATAAATGAGAAGGAAATTGAACAGTACGAGGATTATCTTGATGAGGAAATTAAGAAACATTATTAG
- a CDS encoding DUF2318 domain-containing protein, translating to MKKSEAKNKFEEDKFRYKGPNKLIIASTFFVILAVIGVFYVKSSNSNQIVSRYEGGDYRLNETFEYENSPISMTNIKSEIAADKIKISLEKIKKNKLVHIAVEGTDNALTAFITNAGRLIVAVAMCEPCRSTRFRIEEYNLVCETCGTRWNLNDLTGLSGGCPQYAPEGLPYEVKDNYVYVDKQIVYEWKPRI from the coding sequence ATGAAGAAAAGTGAAGCAAAAAACAAATTTGAAGAGGATAAATTCCGATACAAGGGGCCGAATAAGCTGATTATTGCAAGCACATTTTTTGTTATATTGGCAGTCATCGGGGTTTTTTACGTTAAGTCGTCAAACAGTAACCAAATCGTCTCAAGATATGAGGGAGGGGACTACAGATTAAATGAAACGTTTGAATATGAAAACTCACCGATAAGTATGACCAATATAAAGAGTGAAATTGCTGCGGATAAAATAAAAATTTCTTTGGAGAAAATCAAAAAAAATAAGCTTGTTCATATAGCTGTGGAAGGTACTGACAATGCATTGACCGCTTTTATTACAAATGCCGGCAGACTTATTGTGGCCGTTGCCATGTGCGAGCCCTGCAGATCGACACGCTTTAGAATTGAGGAGTATAACCTCGTATGCGAAACGTGCGGAACAAGATGGAATCTGAACGATTTAACGGGACTTTCCGGCGGTTGTCCTCAATATGCCCCTGAGGGCCTTCCTTACGAGGTTAAAGATAACTATGTTTATGTAGACAAACAGATTGTCTATGAATGGAAGCCGAGGATCTGA
- a CDS encoding ABC transporter permease: MEAEDLSVKLENIIIRNLTVRKFKTFLSVICILIAVASIFAVYKISSKLESEVSRSFDEIGANLVITPDYKNKAVLTADDIIKINSIKNKENVAVIAPKLIKSLDVNGNNAPVVGVDFPYELELNKNLWKLSGGKPSAVNDAVAGAAVAEKMNLTTGDTVNIQGKRFNIKAVLESTGTADDRMIFTNLLTLQQLTGSKYQLNLIEVAAYCFTCPLPQIASQIQNKLPYASVFKVSDALKTRKATVGKFSLYSKVIEGFIIITVSFLLFLINVSLVNERMKEFGILRALGYRKIQIVEMLLSENIIKGLAGAVTGYILAVYTSKLWLSNLQIFSVTASFNISELLIACVFSYLIVVVSSVIPAFKAARVDPIVVINE; encoded by the coding sequence ATGGAAGCCGAGGATCTGAGTGTGAAACTTGAAAATATTATTATAAGAAATCTTACAGTCAGAAAGTTTAAAACTTTTTTGTCGGTGATATGTATTCTGATAGCTGTAGCGAGTATATTTGCAGTGTACAAGATAAGCAGTAAGCTGGAAAGTGAGGTTTCAAGAAGTTTTGATGAAATCGGTGCAAATCTCGTCATTACACCTGATTATAAAAACAAGGCAGTATTGACGGCGGATGATATTATAAAAATTAATTCCATTAAAAATAAAGAAAACGTAGCCGTAATAGCTCCAAAATTAATAAAAAGTCTGGATGTAAATGGTAATAATGCACCGGTTGTTGGAGTGGATTTTCCTTATGAATTAGAATTGAACAAAAATTTATGGAAGCTCAGTGGGGGAAAGCCCTCGGCTGTAAATGATGCGGTAGCGGGAGCGGCTGTTGCAGAAAAAATGAATCTTACCACAGGGGACACTGTAAACATACAGGGGAAAAGGTTTAACATTAAAGCGGTATTGGAGTCTACAGGGACTGCCGATGACAGGATGATATTTACCAATCTGCTGACATTACAGCAGCTTACCGGGAGTAAGTATCAACTTAACCTGATTGAGGTGGCTGCTTACTGTTTTACGTGTCCCCTGCCTCAAATAGCTTCCCAGATTCAGAACAAACTTCCCTATGCAAGCGTTTTTAAAGTTTCAGATGCACTTAAAACACGGAAAGCGACTGTGGGAAAGTTTTCTCTGTATTCAAAGGTAATTGAGGGGTTTATTATTATCACAGTATCCTTCCTGCTATTTTTGATAAATGTATCCCTTGTGAACGAACGAATGAAGGAGTTTGGGATATTGAGGGCACTGGGTTACAGAAAGATTCAGATAGTAGAAATGCTTTTGAGTGAAAATATAATCAAAGGTCTGGCGGGTGCTGTGACCGGCTATATCCTGGCAGTATATACCTCGAAGTTGTGGTTGTCTAATCTGCAAATTTTTTCAGTAACGGCTTCGTTTAATATTTCTGAGCTGCTTATTGCCTGTGTTTTTTCTTATCTGATAGTTGTTGTGTCATCAGTAATTCCGGCTTTTAAAGCGGCACGGGTGGACCCGATTGTGGTTATAAATGAATAA
- a CDS encoding ABC transporter ATP-binding protein — protein MDDFIKIDGLKKRYKSKGVTYEALKDITLSLRKGEFVAVKGPSGSGKTTLLSILGTLLSPDAGNISIDGIDITKLSQERKADFRAFYIGFIFQHFHLLPFLSVYENTLLPLSTIKKEKEYKKNLAEKALLTVGMLEKKNKLPSEISGGEQQRTAIARAIVNEPPLILADEPTGNLDSVNSTVIMEHFQILHEQGHTIVFVTHDMKMSEYADRVIHVEDGLVKEDEIFAKEDKINV, from the coding sequence ATGGATGATTTTATTAAAATCGACGGATTGAAGAAACGGTACAAATCAAAAGGTGTAACTTATGAAGCTTTAAAAGATATAACGTTAAGTTTGCGTAAAGGGGAGTTCGTTGCGGTTAAAGGGCCTTCAGGCTCCGGAAAAACCACTCTGCTGAGTATTTTGGGAACACTGCTTTCACCTGATGCAGGGAACATCAGTATTGACGGTATAGATATCACAAAACTTTCCCAGGAGCGGAAAGCCGATTTCAGAGCTTTCTACATCGGGTTTATATTTCAGCATTTCCACCTGCTCCCCTTTTTATCCGTTTATGAAAATACGCTGCTGCCTCTCTCCACTATTAAAAAAGAGAAGGAGTATAAAAAGAATCTTGCTGAGAAAGCCTTGTTGACAGTGGGGATGCTTGAGAAAAAGAATAAGCTACCCTCTGAAATTTCCGGCGGCGAGCAGCAGAGAACGGCAATAGCAAGGGCAATTGTTAATGAACCGCCTCTGATATTGGCTGATGAGCCCACCGGCAATCTTGATTCGGTAAATTCTACTGTGATAATGGAGCATTTCCAAATTCTTCATGAGCAGGGGCATACGATAGTTTTTGTTACTCACGATATGAAAATGAGTGAATACGCCGATAGAGTCATACATGTTGAAGACGGATTGGTAAAAGAGGACGAAATATTTGCAAAAGAGGATAAAATTAATGTTTGA
- a CDS encoding ABC transporter permease — protein sequence MFDIAFKRMKSNGKNTLFLTFVIGLPVFILSSLILVSNALNREINGFVKSSEIIVKVKSAAGDSILNYKGVNITTGSTGGFFDGNFTDDVSGMENFSVNNIISKNITFRGREINITGMNIYPDEKKNISENSIIVGSRIAEELDINEKDRIGIKGFTLQVESVLKDNPEYSGSIIVPLKTAQNILNMDNMVSEINIYVPYKAYLNKKLESFLGVLKKQLPSGLEAYYVKDAKLQRLNFLNSMRGFYTIFTMIIFVSVVFIVFNYMLNNIKNQKVEAGIMSAVGFRMKKIILIVAVENLMVTVTAILFGFLLSAAVSFIITEHFIEVDFAMQVPAFYTFGVMIVVVVSAVLAQTKNWIKTDPVKLIKNI from the coding sequence ATGTTTGATATTGCCTTTAAAAGGATGAAATCAAACGGAAAGAATACACTTTTCCTGACTTTTGTAATAGGGCTTCCTGTTTTTATTCTTTCCAGTCTTATTCTGGTTTCAAATGCTCTTAACAGAGAAATTAACGGCTTTGTAAAAAGCAGTGAAATAATTGTCAAAGTGAAGTCTGCTGCAGGAGATTCCATTTTAAATTATAAGGGTGTTAATATTACAACCGGCAGTACAGGCGGATTTTTTGACGGGAATTTTACGGATGATGTTTCCGGTATGGAGAATTTCTCTGTAAACAATATTATCTCAAAAAATATTACATTCAGAGGAAGAGAGATCAATATTACAGGGATGAATATTTATCCTGATGAAAAAAAGAATATATCCGAAAATAGTATCATCGTGGGCAGCCGGATTGCTGAGGAATTAGATATAAATGAAAAAGACAGGATAGGTATAAAAGGTTTTACATTGCAGGTGGAATCAGTCCTGAAAGACAATCCCGAATATTCCGGCAGCATAATAGTGCCTTTAAAAACAGCTCAAAATATACTGAACATGGATAATATGGTTAGTGAAATCAATATTTACGTTCCCTATAAAGCATATCTGAATAAAAAACTGGAATCATTCCTTGGCGTTCTCAAAAAGCAGCTCCCTTCAGGTTTGGAAGCATATTATGTGAAAGATGCGAAATTGCAGAGATTGAATTTCCTGAATTCCATGAGAGGTTTTTACACAATATTTACAATGATAATATTCGTTTCTGTTGTTTTTATAGTCTTTAATTACATGCTGAATAATATAAAAAATCAGAAGGTTGAAGCGGGAATAATGAGTGCTGTCGGTTTCAGAATGAAAAAAATAATTTTGATCGTTGCTGTCGAAAATCTTATGGTCACAGTGACAGCTATACTTTTTGGATTTTTGCTGTCTGCAGCGGTTTCGTTCATTATTACCGAGCATTTTATTGAAGTCGATTTTGCGATGCAGGTACCCGCTTTTTATACTTTTGGGGTAATGATAGTGGTAGTGGTATCGGCTGTTTTAGCTCAGACGAAAAACTGGATTAAAACTGATCCGGTTAAACTAATAAAAAATATTTAA